In a single window of the Acidobacteriaceae bacterium genome:
- a CDS encoding beta-propeller fold lactonase family protein, translating into MKLSWFGRLALALFASLALGLGMSACGGGTIAYLWVLGQQYNQIAAFKVDDYTGNLTQTPHEPFSVQGTNPVTLVVKAGGRFVYVLNQGTLPSTCTSASTCTTAWTGSGIVEFSVGGDGSLTYQQTYHSQGFEPVWMQFDSTNSYLYVVDKYSPSGDGNGSITSFSIDPTTGRLTLVLNTQSVPPNSPAPTYWEVGKNPIMMKQLGSCLFTVNSADQSITPYSTSGGQLVNTTTGKIATSASNITSINGNGSTIILTDAGSNEILPYAVGSSCNLNSTDGGATPNAAGTSNPVNSFIATGGTNTYLYILNQSTTNTTSNQPYSSISGFLVQSTGLAPLTAGSANGVYQVQAAPVCMVEDPTNKWMYVSNRDPGAVTGKQFDQTTGALSDLPRGSNFPATGLASCLAISGNVD; encoded by the coding sequence ATGAAGTTGAGTTGGTTCGGCCGGCTGGCTCTGGCCCTGTTTGCGTCGTTGGCCTTGGGACTTGGCATGTCGGCATGTGGTGGTGGAACCATCGCCTACCTCTGGGTCCTTGGGCAGCAGTACAACCAGATCGCCGCCTTCAAGGTTGACGATTACACCGGCAATCTCACCCAGACGCCGCATGAGCCCTTTTCCGTGCAGGGCACAAATCCCGTCACCCTCGTGGTCAAGGCGGGCGGCCGCTTCGTCTACGTGCTGAACCAGGGCACGCTGCCGTCAACCTGCACCAGCGCCTCCACCTGCACCACCGCGTGGACCGGCAGCGGCATCGTCGAGTTCTCCGTCGGCGGCGACGGCTCCCTTACCTATCAGCAGACCTACCACAGCCAGGGATTTGAACCCGTCTGGATGCAGTTCGACAGCACGAACTCCTATCTCTACGTGGTCGACAAGTACTCCCCGAGCGGCGACGGCAACGGCTCGATCACGTCGTTCTCCATCGACCCGACCACCGGCCGTCTCACGCTCGTGCTCAACACCCAGTCCGTTCCGCCCAACAGCCCCGCGCCTACCTACTGGGAAGTCGGCAAGAATCCGATCATGATGAAGCAGCTCGGAAGCTGCCTGTTTACCGTCAATTCCGCGGACCAGTCCATCACCCCATACAGCACCTCCGGCGGCCAGCTCGTCAACACCACCACCGGCAAGATTGCGACCAGCGCCAGCAACATCACTTCGATCAACGGCAACGGCAGCACCATCATCCTCACCGACGCCGGCAGCAACGAGATCCTGCCCTACGCGGTCGGTTCGAGCTGCAATCTGAACTCCACCGACGGTGGCGCCACTCCGAACGCAGCCGGAACGTCGAACCCCGTCAACTCGTTCATCGCCACCGGCGGCACCAACACCTATCTGTACATCCTGAATCAATCGACCACGAACACCACATCGAATCAGCCGTACAGCAGCATCTCCGGCTTCCTGGTCCAGTCCACCGGGCTTGCGCCACTCACCGCGGGCTCCGCCAATGGTGTCTATCAGGTTCAGGCCGCTCCTGTTTGCATGGTCGAAGATCCCACCAACAAGTGGATGTACGTCTCCAACCGCGATCCAGGGGCCGTTACCGGAAAGCAATTTGATCAAACGACCGGCGCACTCTCTGACCTC
- a CDS encoding M13 family metallopeptidase, with protein sequence MRALVIASLLGLAVPLCHGQELDPIHLAAPAAVDLGSAPTKIPVKPVAFDVNAIDKSADPCQDFFQYACGNWNKNNPIPSDRAAWGRFAELAEYNNYLLYKDLVAAAEAPKSPLQKKYGDYFAACMNTDLLDKLGDKPLLPDLHAIDELTSVKQLAAFNAKQDRRGGGAFFAVAVTQDQKDSTQQVAATGQGGLTLPDRDYYLNQAERFQKLREGYVDNMVKTFQLLGDSPEKAAKEAADVMTIETALAKGSLDRVALRDPATRYHPMSVADLQAKTPNFDWQTYLDGIGLPNAKTIIVTSLPYLDTANAEITDENLPAIKSYLRWHAVHAAAPLLSKNFEDVNFDFFNRTLGGQKEELPRWQRCTSITDRALGEAVGQDWVKQNFPPASKEATEHLVKALEAAMATDLQTLPWMSPETRVEARKKLDAIADKIGYPSHWRDYSTLEVKRDDFFGNTQRSAAFERHRNLDKFGRPVDLTEWGMTPPTVNAYYQPSQNNINFPAGILQPPFYDVTKDPAVNFGGIGVVIGHEMTHGFDDQGAQYDPKGNVRMWFTKEDLAKFKERSECYAKEYDAFEVAPGQNLNGHLTLGENSADNAGIRIAFQALQTTLQEEGAKAEPGYVDGKRDGYTPNQRFFISFAQVWCGNQTPQAAINQAKTNPHSTGEWRVKGTVQNFDEFGKAFGCKKGDPMMPASGGCRTW encoded by the coding sequence ATGCGCGCGCTTGTTATTGCATCACTTCTTGGCCTCGCAGTTCCGCTCTGTCATGGCCAGGAGCTCGACCCCATCCACCTCGCCGCCCCCGCTGCCGTCGATCTCGGCTCTGCCCCGACCAAGATCCCGGTCAAGCCCGTTGCCTTCGATGTCAACGCGATCGACAAGTCCGCCGACCCCTGCCAGGACTTCTTTCAGTACGCCTGCGGCAACTGGAACAAGAACAACCCTATCCCGTCCGACCGCGCGGCCTGGGGCCGCTTTGCCGAGCTCGCCGAGTACAACAACTATCTCCTCTATAAGGATCTCGTCGCCGCCGCCGAAGCCCCGAAGTCCCCTCTCCAGAAGAAGTATGGTGACTATTTCGCGGCGTGCATGAACACCGACCTCCTCGACAAGCTCGGCGATAAACCGCTGCTCCCTGACCTCCACGCCATCGACGAGCTCACCAGCGTCAAGCAGCTCGCAGCCTTCAATGCCAAGCAGGACCGCCGCGGCGGTGGCGCCTTCTTCGCCGTCGCCGTTACGCAGGACCAGAAGGACTCCACCCAGCAGGTCGCCGCTACCGGACAGGGCGGTCTCACCCTCCCCGATCGCGACTACTACCTGAACCAGGCCGAGCGCTTCCAAAAACTTCGTGAAGGCTACGTCGACAACATGGTCAAGACCTTCCAGCTCCTCGGCGACTCGCCCGAGAAGGCCGCCAAGGAAGCCGCCGACGTCATGACCATCGAGACCGCTCTCGCCAAAGGCTCGCTCGACCGCGTCGCTCTTCGCGATCCCGCTACCCGTTACCACCCCATGTCCGTCGCCGACCTTCAGGCCAAGACGCCGAACTTCGACTGGCAGACTTACCTTGACGGCATCGGCCTTCCGAACGCGAAGACCATCATCGTCACCAGCCTTCCCTATCTCGATACAGCGAACGCCGAGATCACCGACGAGAACCTGCCGGCCATCAAGAGCTACCTGCGGTGGCACGCCGTACACGCGGCCGCTCCGCTGCTCAGCAAGAACTTCGAGGACGTGAACTTCGACTTCTTCAACCGCACGCTCGGCGGACAGAAGGAAGAGCTTCCTCGCTGGCAGCGCTGCACGTCCATCACCGACCGCGCGCTCGGCGAAGCCGTCGGCCAGGACTGGGTGAAGCAGAACTTCCCGCCGGCATCCAAGGAAGCCACCGAGCATCTCGTGAAGGCACTCGAGGCCGCCATGGCAACCGATCTTCAGACTCTTCCCTGGATGAGCCCGGAGACGCGCGTCGAAGCCCGCAAGAAGCTCGACGCCATCGCCGACAAGATCGGCTATCCCTCGCACTGGCGCGACTACTCAACCCTCGAGGTCAAGCGTGACGACTTCTTCGGCAACACACAGCGCTCCGCCGCCTTCGAGCGTCACCGCAATCTCGACAAGTTCGGCAGACCCGTCGACCTCACCGAGTGGGGCATGACGCCGCCCACCGTCAACGCCTACTACCAGCCCTCGCAGAACAACATCAACTTCCCCGCCGGAATTCTGCAGCCGCCGTTCTATGACGTCACCAAGGACCCAGCCGTGAACTTCGGCGGCATCGGCGTCGTCATCGGCCACGAAATGACCCACGGCTTCGACGACCAGGGCGCGCAGTACGACCCCAAGGGCAACGTACGCATGTGGTTCACCAAGGAGGACCTCGCCAAGTTCAAGGAGCGTAGCGAGTGCTACGCCAAGGAGTACGACGCCTTTGAGGTGGCCCCTGGTCAGAACCTCAACGGCCACCTGACCCTCGGCGAGAACTCCGCCGACAACGCCGGCATCCGCATCGCCTTCCAGGCCCTGCAGACCACCCTGCAGGAAGAGGGTGCGAAGGCGGAGCCCGGATACGTCGACGGCAAGCGTGACGGCTACACGCCCAACCAGCGTTTCTTCATCTCCTTCGCTCAGGTATGGTGCGGCAATCAGACCCCGCAGGCCGCCATCAACCAGGCCAAGACCAACCCGCACTCCACCGGCGAGTGGCGCGTCAAGGGCACCGTGCAGAACTTCGACGAGTTCGGCAAGGCCTTCGGCTGCAAGAAGGGCGACCCCATGATGCCGGCCTCCGGCGGCTGCCGCACCTGGTAG
- a CDS encoding MlaD family protein, translating to MPSQAEVRWSQLKVGGIVLASLVLLTTLLFLMTSNAGIGLFEKRIILHSFFDNAAGAKVGAPVSLEGVNVGEVTRVEISTDPARKLTPVELVMKISPHFRSSIRKDSVVTLQTAGVLGDTVVDINSQLATGPEIQNGDELRTKDVPSIADVVASSQATIQNLNSVMPKLNDIATSLDSDKGSAGKLINDPELYNRAVGAINQLQTLATNLNNGRGSAGKLLTDDTVYNNLKDATAKLDALTTNLSSGKGTAGKLLTDDTLYNNLNSTLNQTNAILAQINSGKGGLGMLIKDPAFADHLNDTVSKLDLLLTNIDNGKGTIGKLATDDAAYNNLNKLLTDTDTLMNMLRTDPKKYLTIHMKIF from the coding sequence ATGCCAAGTCAGGCTGAGGTCCGGTGGTCGCAGCTCAAGGTCGGCGGCATCGTTCTTGCCTCCCTCGTGCTCCTCACCACGCTTCTGTTTCTCATGACCAGCAACGCCGGTATAGGCCTGTTCGAGAAGCGCATCATCCTCCACTCCTTCTTTGACAATGCCGCGGGCGCCAAGGTCGGCGCTCCTGTCTCTCTCGAAGGCGTCAACGTCGGCGAGGTCACGCGCGTCGAGATCTCCACCGATCCCGCGCGCAAGCTCACTCCCGTCGAACTGGTGATGAAGATCTCGCCGCACTTCCGCTCCAGCATCCGCAAAGACTCCGTCGTCACCCTGCAGACCGCCGGCGTTCTCGGCGACACCGTCGTCGACATCAACAGCCAGCTCGCCACCGGTCCCGAGATTCAGAATGGCGACGAGCTCCGCACCAAAGACGTCCCCTCCATCGCGGACGTCGTCGCTTCCAGCCAGGCGACCATCCAAAACCTCAACTCGGTCATGCCGAAGCTCAACGACATCGCGACCTCGCTCGACAGCGATAAGGGTTCCGCGGGCAAGCTCATCAATGATCCGGAGCTTTACAACCGCGCCGTCGGCGCCATCAACCAGCTGCAGACCCTCGCCACCAATCTCAACAACGGCCGCGGCTCCGCGGGCAAGCTCCTCACCGACGACACCGTCTATAACAACCTGAAGGATGCCACCGCCAAGCTCGACGCCCTCACCACGAACCTCAGCTCCGGCAAAGGCACCGCCGGCAAGCTCCTCACCGACGACACGCTCTACAACAACCTCAACAGCACCCTGAATCAGACCAACGCCATCCTCGCGCAGATCAACTCCGGCAAGGGCGGCCTCGGCATGCTGATCAAGGACCCAGCCTTCGCCGACCACCTCAACGACACCGTCTCGAAGCTCGATCTCCTCCTCACCAACATCGACAACGGCAAGGGCACCATCGGCAAGCTGGCCACCGACGACGCAGCCTACAACAACCTCAACAAGCTCCTCACCGACACGGACACCCTGATGAATATGCTCCGGACGGACCCGAAGAAGTACCTCACGATCCACATGAAGATTTTCTAG
- a CDS encoding ABC transporter ATP-binding protein, with product MPPIIEASHLGKTYHSGKLEVPALRDVTFNVEPGEFVSIVGPSGSGKSTLFYVLGGLTSPTAGSLKIRGQDFSRLSDAERTKLRRAHLGFVFQRFNLLPTISAYDNIELAHDIADTGRPFDRALLDHLAELLRIKGRLDHRPNELSGGEQQRVAIARALITKPAIVLADEPTGNLDTQNSDAVLEMLRVSSRELGQTVLMITHNPEAAGIADRILHMRDGQIVKTEAGRGVPVAV from the coding sequence ATGCCTCCGATTATTGAAGCCAGTCATTTAGGGAAGACGTACCATTCGGGCAAGCTGGAGGTTCCGGCGCTGCGCGATGTCACATTCAACGTGGAACCGGGCGAGTTTGTGTCGATTGTGGGGCCGTCGGGCTCGGGAAAGTCGACGTTGTTTTATGTGCTGGGCGGTCTGACATCGCCGACGGCGGGATCGCTGAAGATTCGCGGTCAGGATTTTTCCCGGCTGAGCGATGCAGAGCGGACAAAACTGCGGCGGGCGCACCTCGGGTTTGTGTTTCAGCGGTTCAACCTGCTGCCGACGATTTCGGCCTACGACAACATTGAGCTGGCCCATGACATTGCCGATACCGGCAGACCTTTTGACCGCGCGCTGCTGGATCACCTGGCGGAGCTGCTGCGGATCAAGGGACGGCTGGACCACAGGCCGAATGAGCTTTCGGGCGGCGAGCAGCAGCGCGTGGCGATTGCGCGGGCGCTGATTACGAAGCCGGCGATTGTGCTGGCGGATGAGCCGACGGGCAATCTCGACACGCAGAACTCGGATGCCGTGTTGGAGATGCTGCGGGTCTCAAGCCGCGAGCTGGGTCAGACGGTGCTGATGATCACGCACAATCCGGAGGCCGCGGGGATTGCGGACCGCATTCTACACATGAGGGATGGGCAGATTGTGAAGACGGAAGCCGGGCGCGGCGTTCCGGTGGCGGTGTAG
- the acpS gene encoding holo-ACP synthase, which produces MVLGLGTDMIEIARIEHSLSRFGESFLHRIYTPAEIAYCQDKKKTAAESFAARFAAKEAAAKALGTGISRGVTWRELEVLRLPGQRPTLHLSGRAAEIAARLGVRHLALSLSHTRELALAVVVAED; this is translated from the coding sequence ATGGTCCTCGGCCTCGGCACCGACATGATAGAGATCGCCCGCATCGAACACTCGCTCTCCCGCTTCGGCGAGTCCTTCCTCCACCGCATCTACACGCCCGCCGAAATCGCCTACTGCCAGGACAAAAAGAAGACTGCCGCCGAAAGCTTCGCCGCCCGCTTCGCCGCCAAAGAGGCCGCCGCCAAGGCGCTCGGCACCGGCATCAGCCGCGGTGTCACCTGGCGCGAGCTCGAAGTCCTGCGCCTGCCCGGCCAGCGTCCCACGCTGCACCTCTCCGGCCGCGCCGCCGAGATCGCCGCCCGCCTCGGCGTCCGCCACCTCGCCCTCTCGCTCTCCCACACCCGCGAGCTCGCCCTCGCCGTCGTGGTCGCTGAAGACTGA
- a CDS encoding energy transducer TonB: MQTLRAACLVSVLALASSLGAQRLPSFITDEPAPPPPHSSTQTPTPGPDNPAMRTPSGAVRISGGVMAGQIVKRVMPACSASGVPQGIVVMHAIIGTDGKIQQLTLISGPPDAGYTSTVMSAVRQWEYKPYLLNGEPVKVDTTITFDERTLSC, translated from the coding sequence ATGCAAACTCTTCGCGCCGCGTGCCTTGTCAGTGTCCTGGCTCTCGCTTCGAGTCTCGGCGCACAACGCCTGCCAAGCTTCATCACCGACGAACCAGCACCGCCTCCGCCTCACAGCTCAACACAGACTCCGACACCAGGACCCGACAACCCGGCGATGCGCACTCCCAGCGGCGCGGTCCGCATCTCCGGCGGCGTCATGGCCGGTCAGATCGTCAAACGCGTGATGCCCGCATGCAGCGCTAGCGGAGTTCCACAGGGAATTGTTGTCATGCACGCAATCATCGGAACAGATGGAAAGATCCAGCAGCTTACGTTGATCTCAGGCCCACCGGACGCGGGCTATACATCCACAGTGATGAGCGCCGTGCGACAGTGGGAGTACAAACCTTATCTACTGAACGGAGAGCCAGTGAAGGTCGACACCACGATCACCTTCGATGAGCGGACTCTCAGCTGCTGA